Proteins encoded in a region of the Larimichthys crocea isolate SSNF chromosome XVI, L_crocea_2.0, whole genome shotgun sequence genome:
- the kat6b gene encoding histone acetyltransferase KAT6B isoform X1 translates to MVKLANPLYTEWILEAIQKIKRQKQRPSEERICHAVATSHGLDKKTVLEQLELSVHDGSILKVTNKGSASYKDPGNPGRVGSIPPANVSVPSKESIWNSSDLRHIDWNKILKRAIEGLDDTHGSSLKNIERYLRNQDDLSNIVDNPAFRQRLRLAAKRSVNNGRLLKNGPRYKLSHGSAEGRGSRCPGASPLVLSSVTLLPHEQDQLRVDPIPICSFCLGTKESNRDKRPEELLSCADCGSSGHPSCLKFSPELTSNVKRLRWQCIECKTCSSCRIQGKNADEMLFCDSCDRGFHMECCDPPLSRMPKGTWICQVCRPKENGKKLLHKKADQIKRRYAKPIGRPRNKLKQRMSVTSGDGSMVALGGRGSPGRGQKITVCSTPSSGHAASVKDARDRLAVADPCCAVDATQFTTSTPTTTPPLTPTSTPATLTVNKKTKGLIDGLSKFFTPSPVGRRSRAVAVESPAKQLSCRDMGLPKLSKPPEPFAFADATQKITPSSSALPPAPTLPGLSPPSQVSSSSTSANSPQSSSSQSSVPSLSSLCNSSQLKGLFDGLSHIYTTQGQSRKKRLPCYAPPKRMHHKQDSTHASKTGPQRLGKNEFNKNRLHSTSAGPGRPRGHPFKMVSHFKRNPFLKKHRTLGRLRYKVSPQKGAPSPGKGDLTDGRIKPENNHGHNGELRVKQEARADFAAMSREHVTEEDIETFTHVQELATQRTGSLMNTDSMRCPAVIEFGKYEIQTWYSSPYPPEYSRLQKLYLCEFCLKYMRSKNILQRHTKKCGWFHPPANEIYRKDDLSVFEVDGNVSKLFCQNLCLLAKLFLDHKTLYYDVEPFLFYILTKNDEKGCHLVGYFSKEKLCQQKYNVSCIMIMPQYQRQGFGRFLIDFSYLLTRQEGQAGSPEKPLSDLGRLSYLAYWKSVILEYLYKHPDKHISVKGISRATGMCPHDIAATLQQLGMIDRQDGRIVLIRRERLIQRHMESLRANPRRNEVDPDALRWTPSTTLNAVLSEEEREAEMDAERLKEQASCWEKEEREGYMMTHSSRQPLTKVHCKVPYRTYERRPTLSWTRRIQQSEEVSDDEADDDDDDDDDDDDDDSDGSPPILTKAHAMLAAKRKRTIVLKKRGRKRKRINSSVTTETISETTEVLNEPFDNSEDERPMPLLERTCRVGEMEEEEEEEEEQEDKTPITPMKRRRGRPRLEKNAQKDNRDHWNEGADVLCKRPSRPRPVKRKKGWPKGVKRGPPKWRLKNERKMGFKLNLYTPPETPMEAEQHHIQTEEAKEEPDQDIVSADEGSKAGRGSASPDITLERLPSEPPSPVDHSSQKSSSPEGSPVASPVCSPCASPGAMSPRPEDRGDSPEPPEDDQQESETGQDSPAKDVEHSTVGAASLENDNEEEDEQRTQLEDQDADDEDDSHSKTAEPESSRAELEQSTKEIPECTPPFLDPKEDNDSELSQQVSTVPCSEEEPATAAESIQEAVTETTVATPQTEAVAVASVAAVDSDNPVDSESEEESTPSPCPDQQPPQPTERPTLSPVLREDPPLCTEIDSETAQAVQSLTQETERESVFQDCVESQEPCRTLQTYTHVAQSPQLTSLDDCPQSDHSSPLSSAQSHPSQSVRSVNSPAVSILESGYTQISPDHSAISVPSLHNMETSPMMDVPSVSDHSQQVVDSGFSDLGSIESTTENYENPSSYDSTMGGSICGAGPSQNSCSYGSIPPSGLAQSSCAVSQQMAAVNPGSCGMIQQNSLSSPPHCNVKSPQGCVVVERPPSNSQHSQHSQHSQRSQHSQHNSHSRHGPHNQHSQHNQHGPHNQLSQHSQHNPHNQHSHHHNHHLQHNQLSQHNQHAQHSLHNQHSQHSQQQPMAQCAIPSNFTTTMQLADIPESGNPNFALYERINHQGEYGSGHYSQSSGLSLAKLQQFTNTFIDHPHSLPFNHSASHPITSYANTPSLSSQHSSLVSLSQTPHRVSNPQVQATMTPPPNLSSPPPMMLQRNMGIPPSQRIQPQMPSKSHISARSKSAPLSHHQQQMYARQPQTVPMQAPSRTLATMPRMNMSVNIMPAPAYNVNSMNMPSLNAMNGYSMSQPMMNSGYHGNHAYMNQSPQYSMQMGMMGTQPYPQQPMQAPPHGNMVYTPAGHHGYMNTGMSKQSLKGPFIRR, encoded by the exons ATGGTAAAACTTGCAAACCCTCTGTACACGGAGTGGATTCTTGAAGCAAtacagaaaatcaaaaggcaAAAGCAGAGGCCCTCAGAGGAGAGAATATGTCATGCAGTGGCCACATCGCATGGACTGGACAAGAAGACCGTCCTTGAGCAGTTGGAATTAAGTGTTCATGATGGCTCTATTCTCAAGGTTACAAATAAGGGGAGCGCCTCCTACAAGGACCCAGGAAATCCCGGGAGAGTTGGATCAATCCCGCCTGCAAATGTATCTGTGCCATCAAAGGAATCTATATGGAATTCAAGCGATCTGCGCCATATTGATTGGAATAAAATACTTAAGAGGGCCATCGAGGGCCTGGATGATACCCATGGCTCCTCACTAAAGAACATCGAGAGGTATCTGAGGAACCAGGATGACCTCTCAAACATTGTTGATAACCCTGCTTTCCGACAGAGGTTACGGCTGGCGGCCAAGCGGTCGGTTAACAACGGCAGGTTGTTAAAAAATGGCCCGCGGTATAAGCTCAGCCATGGCAGTGCAGAGGGAAGAGGCTCCAGGTGTCCAGGTGCTTCCCCCTTGGTCCTGTCGTCAGTGACACTCCTCCCTCATGAGCAAGACCAG CTCCGGGTTGACCCGATCCCAATATGCAGTTTCTGTCTCGGAACGAAAGAGTCAAATCGGGACAAGCGGCCAGAAGAGCTGCTGTCATGTGCAGACTGTGGGAGCAGTG GGCATCCGTCATGTCTGAAGTTTTCACCCGAATTAACCTCAAATGTGAAGAGATTACGATGGCAGTGTATTGAATGCAAAACCTGCAGCTCCTGTCGAATACAGGGGAAAAATGCT GATGAGATGCTATTCTGCGATTCATGTGATCGGGGCTTTCACATGGAATGCTGCGACCCGCCGCTTTCAAGAATGCCAAAAG GAACCTGGATCTGCCAAGTCTGCAGGCCGAAGGAGAACGGGAAGAAACTGCTGCACAAGAAAGCCGATCAGATCAAACGTCGATATGCAAAGCCAATCGGAAGGCCCAGAAATAAGCTCAAACAAAGAAT GTCTGTAACCAGTGGTGACGGCTCCATGGTAGCACTTGGAGGAAGGGGGTCACCTGGTAGGGGTCAAAAGATTACCGTCTGTTCCACACCTTCATCTGGTCATGCTGCATCTGTGAAGGACGCCAGAGACAGATTGGCTGTTGCAGACCCCTGTTGTGCGGTCGACGCCACCCAATTCACCActtccacccccaccaccactccCCCCCTCACGCCCACCTCCACCCCAGCTACACTCACCGTTAACAAGAAAACCAAAGGGCTTATCGATGGGCTTTCCAAATTCTTTACCCCCTCCCCCGTGGGCCGTCGCTCGCGAGCTGTAGCTGTAGAGTCGCCCGCCAAACAGTTAAGCTGTAGAGACATGGGTCTGCCCAAACTGTCCAAGCCACCAGAGCCGTTTGCCTTCGCTGACGCCACTCAAAAGATAACCCCCTCGTCCTCTGCACTTCCTCCCGCTCCCACGTTGCCGGGACTTAGCCCCCCGTCGCAGGTGTCCAGCAGCTCCACCTCTGCTAACTCACCCCAGAGCTCCTCCAGCCAGTCTAGTGTTCCTTCCCTGAGTAGTCTCTGCAATAGCAGCCAACTTAAGGGACTATTTGACGGACTCTCTCACATTTATACTACTCAGGGACAGTCGCGGAAAAAGAGACTACCTTGCTACGCGCCGCCTAAGCGCATGCACCATAAGCAGGATTCAACCCATGCGTCCAAAACGGGGCCCCAGCGCCTTGGAAAGAATGAGTTTAATAAAAATAGGTTACACTCCACATCTGCTGGGCCGGGCCGACCCAGAGGACACCCATTTAAGATGGTCAGTCATTTCAAACGTAACCCCTTCCTTAAAAAGCACAGGACACTAGGCAGGCTGAGGTATAAAGTGAGCCCTCAGAAGGGAGCCCCCTCCCCAGGAAAGGGAGACTTGACAGACGGAAGAATTAAGCCTGAGAATAATCATG GCCACAACGGGGAGCTGCGTGTGAAGCAGGAGGCCCGAGCCGACTTCGCGGCCATGTCCAGAGAACACGTCACAGAGGAGGACATTGAGACGTTCACACATGTGCAGGAACTCGCCACGCAG AGAACTGGATCTCTGATGAACACAGACTCCATGCGATGTCCTGCCGTCATTGAATTTGGGAAGTATGAGATCCAAACCTGGTACTCGTCGCCTTACCCGCCTGAATATTCAAG ATTACAAAAGCTTTATCTGTGCGAGTTCTGTCTGAAGTACATGAGAAGCAAAAACATTCtccagagacacacaaagaagtgTGGCTGGTTCCACCCGCCAGCCAATGAAATCTACAGAAAGGACGACCTTTCCGTATTTGAG GTTGATGGAAATGTCAGCAAACTATTCTGCCAAAACCTCTGCCTGTTAGCCAAGCTTTTCCTGGATCACAAGACCTTGTATTATGATGTGGAGCCTTTCCTCTTCTACATACTTACAAAGAATGATGAGAAAGGCTGTCATCTTGTGGGCTATTTCTCCAAG GAAAAGCTTTGCCAGCAGAAGTACAATGTCTCCTGCATAATGATCATGCCTCAGTACCAAAGGCAAGGATTTGGAAGGTTCCTTATTGATTTCA GTTACCTTCTCACCAGGCAAGAAGGACAAGCCGGCTCCCCGGAGAAGCCGCTGTCAGATCTGGGTCGCTTATCCTACCTGGCATATTGGAAAAGTGTCATACTGGAGTACCTTTATAAGCACCCAGATAAACACATCAGTGTTAAAGGAATAAGCAGGGCCACTGGGATGTGTCCACATGACATCGCCGCTACTCTCCAGCAGCTCGGCATGATTGACAGACAGGATGGCAG GATCGTGTTGATCAGAAGAGAGCGATTGATTCAGAGGCACATGGAGAGCCTGAGGGCTAACCCACGCCGGAACGAGGTAGACCCCGACGCCCTGCGTTGGACGCCTTCCACGACTCTCAACGCCGTCCtgtctgaggaggagagggaggcagagatggaT GCTGAGCGGCTGAAGGAGCAGGCCAGTTGCtgggagaaggaggaaagagagggttaCATGATGACTCACAGTAGCAGGCAACCTCTCACGAAGGTCCACTGTAAGGTTCCCTACAGGACCTACGAACGCCGCCCCACGCTGTCCTGGACCAGGCGCATCCAGCAGTCGGAGGAAGTGAGTGATGACGAAgctgatgacgacgacgacgatgacgatgacgatgatgatgatgactccGATGGCTCACCACCCATCCTAACAAAAGCCCATGCGATGCTTGCAGCCAAGAGAAAG AGAACCATTGTGCTCAAGAAGAGAGGGCGTAAAAGGAAGAGAATAAACAGCAGCGTTACAACAGAAACCATCTCCGAGACAACCGAGGTGCTGAACGAGCCGTTCGATAACTCAGAGGATGAGCGTCCTATGCCCCTGCTGGAGCGCACCTGCAGAGTGGGcgagatggaggaagaagaagaggaggaggaggaacaggaggacaAGACACCGATTACACCAATGAAACGCCGGAGAGGTCGCCCGAGGCTGGAGAAAAATGCACAGAAAGACAATCGTGATCACTGGAATGAAG GAGCTGACGTCCTCTGTAAGAGACCCAGCAGACCCCGTCCAGTAAAACGGAAGAAAGGCTGGCCGAAAGGAGTGAAACGTGGCCCTCCCAAATGGAGGCTAAAGAATGAACGAAAGATGGGCTTCAAGCTCAACCTCTACACACCCCCTGAAACCCCAATGGAGGCAGAGCAGCACCACATTCAGACCGAAGAAGCGAAAGAGGAACCAGACCAGGATATTGTCAGCGCGGACGAGGGCAGCAAAGCAGGCAGAGGCTCGGCTAGTCCAGATATAACGCTAGAGAGGCTCCCGTCTGAGCCCCCGAGTCCTGTTGATCACAGCTCCCAGAAGTCGAGCTCCCCCGAAGGATCGCCAGTGGCATCTCCGGTGTGCTCGCCCTGCGCCTCTCCTGGCGCCATGTCCCCGAGGCCGGAAGACAGAGGTGATTCCCCAGAACCACCTGAAGATGACCAGCAAGAGAGTGAAACCGGGCAGGACTCCCCAGCCAAAGATGTGGAACACAGCACGGTGGGTGCTGCGTCACTGGAGAATGacaacgaggaggaggacgagcagAGAACTCAGTTAGAGGATCAGGATGcggatgatgaagatgacagtcACAGCAAGACAGCAGAGCCcgagagcagcagagcagagttgGAACAGAGTACGAAAGAAATACCCGAGTGCACCCCACCTTTTTTAGATCCAAAAGAAGACAATGACTCTGAGTTGAGTCAGCAGGTTTCTACAGTACCGTGCAGTGAAGAAGAACCAGCTACCGCTGCAGAAAGCATCCAGGAGGCGGTGACGGAAACAACAGTAGCAACACCACAAACTGAAGCAGTAGCAGTCGCTTCAGTAGCAGCTGTAGACTCTGATAACCCTGTAGACTCTGAGTCAGAGGAAGAAAGCACGCCCAGTCCTTGTCCAGATCAGCAACCTCCTCAGCCCACAGAGAGGCCGACACTCAGTCCCGTGCTGAGGGAGGATCCGCCGCTCTGCACAGAGATTGACTCAGAGACGGCCCAAGCTGTTCAGTCCCTGACGCAGGAGACCGAGCGAGAGAGTGTTTTCCAGGACTGTGTGGAGAGCCAGGAGCCCTGTAGGACCTTGCAGACCTACACCCACGTGGCCCAGAGCCCCCAGCTCACCTCACTGGATGACTGCCCCCAGTCAGACCACAGCAGCCCCCTTTCCTCTGCGCAGTCCCATCCCAGCCAGTCGGTACGCTCTGTCAACAGCCCGGCTGTGTCCATCCTGGAGAGCGGCTACACTCAGATCAGCCCTGACCACAGTGCCATCTCCGTGCCCTCGCTCCACAACATGGAGACGAGCCCCATGATGGATGTGCCGTCGGTGTCGGATCACTCGCAACAGGTGGTGGACAGTGGCTTCAGTGATCTGGGCAGCATCGAGAGCACCACAGAGAACTACGAGAACCCCAGCAGCTACGACTCCACCATGGGGGGCAGCATCTGTGGGGCAGGCCCCTCCCAGAACAGCTGCTCTTATGGCAGCATCCCCCCTAGTGGCCTGGCCCAGAGCAGCTGCGCCGTGAGCCAGCAAATGGCTGCCGTCAATCCCGGCAGCTGCGGCATGATTCAGCAGAACAGTCTGAGCTCGCCGCCGCACTGCAACGTCAAGTCGCCGCAGGGTTGCGTGGTGGTGGAGAGGCCCCCCAGCAACAGCCAGCACAGCCAGCACAGTCAACACAGCCAGCGCAGCCAACACAGTCAACACAACTCTCACAGCAGGCACGGCCCACACAATCAGCACAGCCAACACAATCAGCACGGTCCACACAATCAGCTAAGCCAGCACAGTCAACACAATCCCCACAACCAGCATAGTCACCACCACAATCACCACCTGCAGCACAATCAGCTCAGCCAGCACAATCAGCACGCTCAGCATAGCCTTCACAATCAACACAGTCAGCACAGCCAGCAGCAGCCCATGGCACAGTGTGCCATACCCTCCAACTTCACCACCACCATGCAGCTGGCCGACATCCCCGAGTCTGGCAACCCAAACTTCGCCCTCTACGAGAGGATCAACCACCAGGGGGAGTACGGCAGCGGGCACTACTCTCAGTCGTCCGGTCTCAGTCTGGCCAAGCTGCAGCAGTTCACCAACACGTTCATCGACCACCCTCACTCGCTGCCTTTCAACCACTCGGCCTCACACCCCATCACATCTTATGCAAACACCCCCTCGCTGTCATCCCAGCACTCCAGCCTGGTTTCCTTGTCCCAGACCCCACATCGAGTCTCCAACCCACAGGTGCAGGCCACCATGACCCCGCCCCCAAATCTCAGCTCCCCGCCACCCATGATGCTGCAGCGTAACATGGGCATCCCGCCCTCGCAGCGGATCCAGCCCCAAATGCCCTCCAAGAGTCACATCTCTGCACGCTCCAAGTCGGCCCCGCTGtcacaccaccagcagcagatgTACGCCCGACAGCCACAGACTGTGCCCATGCAGGCGCCATCCAGGACGCTGGCTACCATGCCGCGCATGAACATGAGCGTGAACATCATGCCGGCACCGGCCTACAATGTCAACTCCATGAACATGCCCTCCCTCAACGCCATGAACGGCTACAGCATGAGCCAGCCGATGATGAACAGTGGCTACCATGGCAACCATGCCTATATGAACCAGTCACCCCAGTACTCTATGCAGATGGGAATGATGGGAACACAGCCATACCCCCAGCAGCCCATGCAGGCTCCACCACATGGCAACATGGTGTACACTCCAGCTGGTCACCATGGTTACATGAACACAGGCATGTCCAAGCAGTCCCTGAAAGGGCCTTTCATCAGGCGGTAA